CCTCGCCGCCGCGATGTGTGACGAGATTCCTGAGGGGGACGACGAGCGGTTCGCTCTCGACGTGCGGGCCGAGAACCGGGAGGCCCTGCTGTTCGACTATCTGGACGAGTTGATCTACGAACGCGACGTGCGGGGCGTCCTGCCTGTCGACCACGAGGCGTCGGTGTCCGAAGTCGGCAACGCCGGCGCTGGCGGCGACGGCGAGGCGGAGTGGGTCTGTGAGGCCACGGCGCGTGGCGTCCCACTCTCGGCGGTCGACGCCCGCGACGTGAAGGCTGTCACCTACTCCGAGATGGTCCTCGAAGAGACGGCCGACGGCTGGCACGCCTACGTCGTCTTCGACGTGTAAGTCCGCCGGCACCAGTCGAAATATATTCCGCCGTCGGCGTCGCAGGTTCGGGTATGACCACCTACGACGCCGACGGCATCACGCTCGAAAAGGTACGGGACTACGTCTGGGAGATTCCACAGGAAGGCGGGATGAACGTGCCCGCCCGGGTGCTCGCAAGCGAGGCACTCCTCGAAGAGATCCAGCAGGACAAGACCCTCCAGCAACTGAAGAACTCGGCGCACCTCCCGGGCGTGCGCAAACACGCCATCTGCATGCCCGACGGCCACCAGGGCTACGGCTTCCCCGTCGGCGGCGTCGCCGGCATCGACGTCGAGGACGGCTGTATCTCGCCCGGAGCGATCGGCTACGACATCAACTGCGGCGTCCGGATGATGCGGACGAACCTGACCTACGACGACCTGCAGGGCCGCGAGGAGGAACTCGTCGAGACCCTGTTCAGCAACATTCCGTCGGGGCTCGGCGGCGGCGGCGTGGTCCAGACCGACGGCGACGGGATCGAGGCGATTCTCGAACGCGGGATGGACTGGGCGCTCGAAGAGGGCTGGGCGGTCGAGGACGATCTGGCCCACTGCGAGGACGAGGGCCACAGACCGGAGGCGAACGCCGCGAAAGTCTCGAAGAAGGCCAAAGACCGGGGCGCGAATCAGGTCGGGTCGCTCGGATCGGGCAACCACTTCCTCGAAGTCCAGCGCGTGACCGACGTGTTCCGCGAGGACGTGGGCGAGGCCTTCGGCCTGCAGGAGGACCAGATCGTCGTCCTGATCCACTGTGGCTCGCGCGGGCTGGGCCACCAGATCTGTACGGACTACCTCCGCGACATCGAGCAGGCCCATCAGGGATTGTTGAACCAGTTGCCGGACAAGGAACTCGCGGCCGCGCCGGCCGGTTCGCAACTGGCCGAAGACTACTACGAGGCGATGTGTGCCGCGATCAACTTCGCGTGGGTGAACCGCCAGCTCATCATGCACCGCACGCGGCAGGTGTTCGAGCGCGTCTTCGACCGCGACTGGCAGGCCATGGAGATGGACCTGCTGTACGACGTGGCCCACAACATCGGCAAGAAGGAGGTCCACACCGTCGAGGACGGTGAGGAGCGCGAGCTGTTCGTCCACCGGAAGGGAGCGACGCGGGCCTTCCCCGCCGGTCGGCCCGAGGTCCCCGCCGCGTACGCGGACGTGGGCCAGCCGATCATCATCCCCGGGAGCATGGGCGCTGGTAGCTACGTCCTCCGGGGCGGCGAGCAGTCCCTCGAGGAGACGTTCGGCTCGACGGCCCACGGTGCGGGCCGGCTGATGAGCCGCACGCAGGCGAAAAACGAGTACTGGGGCGAGGACGTGCGCGACGACCTCCGCGAACAGAACGAGATCTACGTCAAGGCCCAGTCCGGCGCGACCATCGCCGAGGAAGCGCCCGGCGTCTACAAGGACGTGGACGAGGTCGTCCGGGTCTCGGACGCGCTGGGCATCGGGGACAAGGTCGCCCGGACGTACCCGGTCTGTAACATCAAGGGGTAGTCACGGTCAGTGTCGGACTTCGGTGGCGTTCGATACCGTCTCGACACCGGTCACGTCGAAACGGGTTCCGCCCCCTTCGGCGTCGGTGACTCTGACGGACCAGCCGTGGGCCTCGGCGATGCTCTCGACGATGGCCAGGCCGAGGCCGGTCCCCGTGCTAGCCGTCGTGTAGCCGATCTCGAAGACCTGGTCTTTCTCGCCCGGGGGGATACCGGGGCCGTCGTCTTCGACGTAGAAGCCGTCGGGTTCGTCACCGACCCAGACGGTCACGTCGTCGTCGCCGTGTTCCACCGCGTTCCGGAAGAGATTCTCGAACAGTCGGCGGAGGCGACCGGGATCAGCGACGACGGTCTCGTCCGTCCGGACGCACAGCGAGAACCCCGCTTCGTCGACGGATTCGGCACAGCGGTCCAGAAGCGGCGCGAGCGTGACCGGTTCGGTCTCCTCTACGAACTGCCCGTCGCGGGCGAGTCCGAGCAGGTCGTCGATCATCTCCTCCATCCTGTCGAGGGTCCCCCGTGCCACCTCGAAGTGTTCCGGGTCGCCGGTTTCGGCGGCCAGTTCGAGCCGCCCAGAGAGGACGTTGATCGGGTTGCGCAGGTCGTGTGAGACGACGCTGGCGAACTGTTCGAGGCGCTCGTTCTGTCGTTCGAGTTTGCGTTCGCGCTCCTTCCGGCCAGTTACGTCCCGCACGTTGACCACGAACCCTTCGATCGTCGGGTTGTGGAACTGGTTGTTGCCGACGGCTTCGAGCCAGCGCCAGGAGCCGTCCGCGTGTCTGAATTTGAACTCCGCGGAGTGGGTCTGGTCGGGGTTGGTGACCGCTTCGAC
This Halorientalis sp. IM1011 DNA region includes the following protein-coding sequences:
- a CDS encoding archease, whose translation is MGYELRNHTADVAVDATGETLGGVFAAVADGLAAAMCDEIPEGDDERFALDVRAENREALLFDYLDELIYERDVRGVLPVDHEASVSEVGNAGAGGDGEAEWVCEATARGVPLSAVDARDVKAVTYSEMVLEETADGWHAYVVFDV
- a CDS encoding RtcB family protein yields the protein MTTYDADGITLEKVRDYVWEIPQEGGMNVPARVLASEALLEEIQQDKTLQQLKNSAHLPGVRKHAICMPDGHQGYGFPVGGVAGIDVEDGCISPGAIGYDINCGVRMMRTNLTYDDLQGREEELVETLFSNIPSGLGGGGVVQTDGDGIEAILERGMDWALEEGWAVEDDLAHCEDEGHRPEANAAKVSKKAKDRGANQVGSLGSGNHFLEVQRVTDVFREDVGEAFGLQEDQIVVLIHCGSRGLGHQICTDYLRDIEQAHQGLLNQLPDKELAAAPAGSQLAEDYYEAMCAAINFAWVNRQLIMHRTRQVFERVFDRDWQAMEMDLLYDVAHNIGKKEVHTVEDGEERELFVHRKGATRAFPAGRPEVPAAYADVGQPIIIPGSMGAGSYVLRGGEQSLEETFGSTAHGAGRLMSRTQAKNEYWGEDVRDDLREQNEIYVKAQSGATIAEEAPGVYKDVDEVVRVSDALGIGDKVARTYPVCNIKG
- a CDS encoding PAS domain S-box protein; the protein is MGTSLRVLAVDDDRDYCGTLSAALRQEDDRFAVATARRAEDALEKLDGESFDCIVSDYEMPGMDGLAFLDAVRERDERLPFILLTGSGSESLASRALSRGVTDYLPKSGTRDGFDILADRIETAVESYRTRDLLERERERYRAFLEQSTDLIAVVDERGAFQYVSQAWKRHMGYDPDDLEGRNAFDLMDEDHADAVWGEFVEAVTNPDQTHSAEFKFRHADGSWRWLEAVGNNQFHNPTIEGFVVNVRDVTGRKERERKLERQNERLEQFASVVSHDLRNPINVLSGRLELAAETGDPEHFEVARGTLDRMEEMIDDLLGLARDGQFVEETEPVTLAPLLDRCAESVDEAGFSLCVRTDETVVADPGRLRRLFENLFRNAVEHGDDDVTVWVGDEPDGFYVEDDGPGIPPGEKDQVFEIGYTTASTGTGLGLAIVESIAEAHGWSVRVTDAEGGGTRFDVTGVETVSNATEVRH